In Thunnus thynnus chromosome 11, fThuThy2.1, whole genome shotgun sequence, the following proteins share a genomic window:
- the ccnt2a gene encoding cyclin-T2a isoform X2 has translation MATNSLHLTTFCLQYKPTVIACVCIHLACKWSNWEIPVSTDGKHWWEYVDSSVTLELLDELTHEFLQILEKTPSRLKRIRNWRATQAAKKPKSEGNQLADNSFAGPSMLQDHSLGDASLLGVPSSNPSFSKAAATFTVPMPGQSGGASLSLDAMAGTYNPASHSEWPQGNQSQAGYSSTCIKTEPLSIPHQEQTLSLQTSASSLLQHPPVYRTEKTVDFNPVKQEQKGAGGSGVGKHPPPPQSAYPPPAQPPLPQPSPAQKLSLDKYREKHAAELAVSGQKRRQEQHGVMESDVRVDLSSSSSSTYAPSSMSQVDHRKHSQPYQVSLHVHGGAGSTTASPMKSKVPSSASGQDRRHHSDKRDKGSLKVRLAVPGSGGSSQLDKSGPSGKDELKMKIKVSSSERHSSSDEGMAANNKNKHSSPLVSKDKQHRGADHNLHRHHKHSHPHTHSGNGRGGPEGPGGGGSLPRGPAGLVSMEVTTLGHPGSTSLSSSSSRKRAYAEASHNHHPPSSSSTSSSKLSKISKGGTGAAGGLRTSQQYLPPSESPHEVGEQRH, from the exons TCTACACCTCACTACCTTCTGCCTCCAGTACAAGCCCACGGTGATCGCCTGCGTGTGCATCCACCTGGCATGCAAGTGGTCCAACTGGGAGATCCCAGTTTCCACTGATGGCAAACACTGGTGGGAGTATGTGGACAGCTCTGTCACACTTGAGCTGCTTGATG AGTTGACCCACGAGTTTCTGCAGATTCTGGAGAAGACGCCCAGTCGGTTAAAGAGAATACGCAACTGGAGG GCAACACAAGCTGCCAAAAAGCCCAAGTCTGAGGGCAACCAGTTGGCAGATAATTCCTTTGCCGGGCCTTCCATGCTCCAAGACCATTCCCTTGGTGATGCCTCGCTCCTCGGAGTCCCATCCTCAAACCCAAGTTTTTCCAAAGCGGCCGCCACCTTCACTGTCCCAATGCCTGGCCAGTCTGGAGGTGCATCTCTATCTCTGGATGCCATGGCTGGCACATACAATCCAGCCAGCCACAGCGAGTGGCCCCAGGGCAACCAGAGCCAAGCAGGGTACTCTTCCACCTGTATAAAAACGGAACCCCTCAGCATCCCTCATCAAGAGCAGACACTGTCCTTGCAGACCTCCGCTTCCTCATTGCTTCAGCATCCACCGGTGTACAGAACTGAGAAAACAGTAGACTTCAACCCCGTCAAACAGGAACAAAAAGGAGCTGGTGGGAGCGGAGTAGGCAAGCATCCGCCACCACCTCAGTCTGCCTACCCTCCACCAGCTCAGCCTCCTCTGCCACAACCTTCTCCAGCTCAGAAACTGTCTCTTGATaaatacagagagaaacatGCTGCAGAGCTGGCTGTCTCTGGGCAGAAACGCAGGCAGGAGCAGCATGGAGTAATGGAGAGCGATGTGAGGGTGGATCTatcgtcttcctcctcttctacctATGCACCATCCTCTATGAGCCAAGTAGACCATAGAAAACATTCACAGCCCTACCAAGTCTCCCTGCATGTCCATGGTGGTGCTGGCAGTACCACTGCCTCCCCAATGAAAAGTAAAGTTCCTTCCTCAGCTTCAGGGCAAGATAGACGTCATCACAGTGACAAACGGGACAAAGGCTCACTAAAAGTCCGCCTGGCTGTCCCTGGGTCTGGCGGCAGCTCCCAGCTAGATAAAAGTGGACCATCAGGCAAAGATGAGCTTAAGATGAAGATAAAGGTTTCATCATCTGAGCGCCACAGCTCATCAGACGAAGGCATGGCAGCAAACAACAAGAATAAACATTCCAGCCCGCTGGTGAGCAAGGACAAACAGCATCGTGGAGCGGATCACAACCTTCACCGCCATCACAAGCACAgtcacccccacacacacagcggAAACGGACGAGGAGGACCAGAGGGGCCAGGTGGCGGGGGAAGCCTGCCGCGGGGTCCTGCAGGACTGGTCAGCATGGAAGTGACGACGCTCGGTCATCCCGGATCCACCTCTTTGTCTTCATCCTCATCGCGTAAGAGGGCATACGCCGAGGCCAGCCACAACCACCAccctccctcctcatcctccactTCTAGCTCCAAACTGAGCAAAATCTCCAAGGGTGGCACTGGTGCTGCAG GTGGGCTGCGGACCTCTCAGCAGTACCTTCCTCCTAGTGAATCGCCACATGAAGTGGGAGAGCAGAGACACTGA